From Cetobacterium sp. ZOR0034, one genomic window encodes:
- the glsA gene encoding glutaminase A, producing MQKLLNDLIEKHRVITEQGKVASYIPELEKSNPRDLGIYVLDNDGNEYFAGDYNVKFTVQSISKVVALMLAILDNGEEYVFSKVGMDPSGDPFNSFRKLETSSRRKPYNPMINAGAIVVSSMIKGDDAKHRFNRLLEFFKKITEDPTLELNPKVYLSEAETGNKNRAMGYYLKAEGIITGNVEDALEIYFKQCSIDVTAKTIAKLGLFLANEGKLSNGEQVVSERVSRIVKTLMVTCGMYDNSGEFAVRVGLPSKSGVGGGIVSVVPHKMGIGVYSPSLDQKGNPIAGVSLLEELCSELKCRIF from the coding sequence ATGCAAAAACTTCTTAATGATTTAATTGAAAAACATAGAGTAATCACAGAACAAGGAAAAGTAGCAAGCTATATACCTGAATTAGAAAAATCTAACCCTAGGGATCTAGGAATATATGTCTTAGATAATGATGGGAATGAGTATTTTGCAGGTGATTATAATGTTAAATTTACTGTTCAAAGCATATCTAAAGTTGTAGCTTTAATGTTAGCTATTTTAGATAATGGCGAGGAATATGTTTTCTCTAAAGTTGGAATGGACCCTAGTGGTGATCCATTTAATTCGTTTAGAAAACTTGAGACTTCTAGTAGAAGAAAACCATATAATCCAATGATAAATGCTGGTGCTATCGTTGTTTCTTCTATGATAAAAGGTGATGATGCTAAGCACAGATTCAACAGGCTTCTTGAATTTTTTAAAAAAATAACGGAAGACCCAACTTTAGAATTAAATCCAAAAGTCTATTTAAGTGAAGCTGAAACGGGAAATAAAAATAGAGCTATGGGTTATTACTTAAAAGCTGAAGGAATAATCACTGGAAATGTTGAGGATGCTTTAGAAATATATTTCAAGCAATGCTCGATTGATGTTACAGCTAAAACAATTGCTAAATTAGGATTATTCTTAGCTAATGAAGGTAAACTATCTAATGGTGAACAAGTCGTTTCAGAGCGTGTAAGTAGAATAGTTAAAACTCTTATGGTTACATGTGGAATGTATGATAACTCTGGTGAGTTTGCCGTTAGAGTTGGATTGCCTTCTAAAAGTGGTGTTGGTGGTGGAATTGTATCAGTTGTTCCCCATAAAATGGGAATTGGAGTATATTCACCATCTCTAGATCAAAAAGGAAATCCTATAGCTGGAGTTTCTCTACTAGAAGAGCTTTGTTCTGAACTTAAATGTAGAATATTTTAA
- a CDS encoding pectinesterase family protein, with product MLIQIDDSYSLQNVINNIQQEQATIYLKNGIYREKIVIDKPNITLIGEERGKVILVWDDASGTIMRENPEKTYGTTGSASVTITENGKGFTAKKIVFKNEFDYPNSDLKNKQAVALKNDADQSYFEECDFLGFQDTLYANRGRQYYRDSYIEGNVDFIFGGAHAYFENCEIYSIPRETGVGYVMAPSTLETEEIGYIFDNCNFVSDGEKNTIFIGRPWHPGKREGYNPSAVVMNSNLGGHIRDLGWDSMSGFSPDDARFFEYNNRGEGNILNSKRRLLEEKNLESYSKKSIFKDWDI from the coding sequence GTGTTAATACAGATCGATGATAGTTATAGTCTTCAAAATGTAATAAATAACATTCAACAAGAACAAGCAACAATATATTTAAAAAATGGTATATACAGAGAGAAAATTGTTATTGATAAGCCAAATATTACTTTGATTGGTGAAGAAAGAGGAAAGGTAATTTTGGTTTGGGATGATGCTTCAGGAACAATAATGAGGGAAAATCCAGAAAAAACATACGGAACTACAGGAAGTGCATCTGTGACAATAACTGAAAATGGAAAGGGATTCACAGCTAAAAAAATAGTTTTTAAAAATGAGTTTGATTATCCAAATTCAGATTTAAAAAATAAGCAAGCAGTAGCCCTAAAAAATGATGCAGATCAATCTTATTTTGAAGAGTGTGATTTTTTAGGTTTTCAAGATACTCTTTATGCAAATAGGGGAAGACAGTATTATAGGGATAGCTATATAGAAGGAAATGTTGATTTTATATTTGGAGGAGCACATGCTTACTTTGAAAATTGTGAAATATATTCGATACCTAGAGAAACTGGTGTAGGGTATGTAATGGCACCTTCAACATTAGAAACAGAAGAGATTGGATATATATTTGATAATTGTAACTTTGTAAGTGATGGAGAAAAAAATACTATTTTTATAGGAAGACCTTGGCATCCTGGGAAAAGAGAGGGATATAATCCAAGTGCTGTGGTTATGAACTCAAACTTAGGAGGTCATATAAGAGATTTAGGATGGGATTCGATGTCTGGATTTTCTCCTGATGATGCAAGATTCTTTGAATATAACAACAGAGGTGAAGGAAATATTTTAAACTCTAAAAGAAGGTTGTTAGAAGAAAAAAATTTAGAAAGTTATAGTAAAAAAAGTATATTTAAAGACTGGGATATTTAA
- a CDS encoding UxaA family hydrolase, with amino-acid sequence MKKYIKINKKDNVGVALCFISKGENVEIDGKKIEIKEDIKKGHKFSIETIESGKNIIKYGMPIGHSLKKIELGEWIHTHNLKTNLSDLDTYSYSNLNDFDLEKNKSRKVKVYSRKNNKIGIRNELWIVPTVGCVNGVGENIINEFKKKFDISSLDGLNIFKHNYGCSQLGEDHINTRTILQNIVKHPNAGGVLVLGLGCENNQVKEFKETLGEYDSTRVRFLIAQDVEDEIEDGIKLLKELYDNILSEERVEKEFGELVIGLECGGSDGFSGITANPLVGEFSDYLVEHNGTTILTEVPEMFGAETLLMERCVTENVFNKTVDMVNNFKKYFISYDQCIYENPSPGNKEGGITTLEDKSLGCTQKSGISKVQDVLKYGEVVKERGLILLEAPGNDLVATTALGAAGSHIVLFTTGRGTPYGGFIPTVKISTNSELAKKKPKWIDFDAGKLLNEDVTMKNLADEFIDYIVDVVEGKKTNNELNNFKEIAIFKNGVTL; translated from the coding sequence ATGAAAAAGTATATAAAAATTAATAAAAAAGATAATGTAGGTGTTGCCTTATGTTTTATTTCTAAGGGCGAAAATGTAGAGATAGATGGAAAAAAAATAGAGATAAAAGAGGACATAAAAAAAGGTCATAAATTTTCGATAGAAACTATTGAAAGTGGAAAAAATATAATAAAATATGGGATGCCTATAGGTCACAGTTTAAAAAAAATAGAACTTGGTGAATGGATTCATACTCATAATTTGAAAACAAATCTGAGTGATTTAGATACATACTCATATTCTAATTTAAATGATTTTGATTTAGAAAAAAATAAATCTAGAAAAGTGAAGGTTTACTCAAGAAAAAATAATAAAATTGGTATTAGAAATGAATTGTGGATAGTTCCAACAGTTGGTTGTGTGAATGGAGTTGGAGAGAATATAATAAATGAGTTTAAGAAAAAATTTGATATATCGAGTCTTGATGGCTTAAATATTTTCAAACATAATTACGGTTGTTCTCAACTTGGGGAGGATCACATCAACACTAGAACAATTTTACAAAATATAGTCAAACATCCAAATGCAGGAGGAGTATTAGTTCTTGGATTGGGATGTGAAAATAACCAGGTGAAGGAGTTTAAAGAAACTTTAGGAGAGTATGATTCTACTAGAGTTAGATTTTTAATAGCTCAAGATGTTGAAGATGAGATTGAAGATGGAATAAAATTGCTAAAAGAGTTATATGATAATATTTTATCAGAGGAAAGAGTTGAGAAAGAGTTTGGAGAACTAGTGATTGGACTTGAGTGTGGAGGGTCTGATGGTTTCTCTGGAATTACAGCTAATCCTCTTGTAGGAGAGTTTTCAGATTATCTAGTAGAACATAATGGAACTACTATATTGACAGAGGTTCCAGAGATGTTTGGAGCGGAGACTTTACTCATGGAAAGATGTGTGACAGAGAATGTTTTTAATAAAACTGTAGATATGGTTAACAATTTTAAAAAATATTTCATATCATATGATCAATGTATTTATGAGAATCCATCACCAGGAAATAAAGAGGGCGGAATTACAACACTAGAAGATAAATCTTTGGGGTGTACTCAAAAATCTGGTATTTCAAAAGTTCAAGATGTTTTAAAATATGGTGAAGTTGTAAAAGAAAGAGGTCTTATTTTATTAGAGGCTCCAGGAAATGATTTAGTAGCAACTACAGCTTTAGGAGCTGCAGGATCTCATATTGTGTTATTTACAACAGGAAGAGGAACACCTTATGGTGGATTTATTCCAACGGTAAAAATATCAACAAATAGTGAATTAGCTAAAAAGAAGCCAAAATGGATAGATTTTGATGCTGGAAAATTACTAAATGAGGATGTCACTATGAAAAATCTAGCGGATGAGTTTATAGATTATATAGTCGATGTTGTTGAGGGGAAAAAAACTAATAACGAATTAAATAATTTTAAAGAGATTGCTATTTTTAAAAATGGAGTAACTCTTTAA
- a CDS encoding glycoside hydrolase family 28 protein: MNINIALINSRSITFVIDNEDKFYLKRKLTAKIGDRIFTVEKVVNSIYNLEPDTNYILEIFEEDNQVLTKEFKTAIESFTLNVKKFGVKGDGVSNDTLPLQTAIMSCPKNGRVFIPAGKYLVTSLFLKSDITIELARGAQILGDTVRKNFGILPGFIENEKDEEYYLGTWEGNPLDSFSSIITGINVQNVKILGEGIIDGQASKENWWENPKVRRGAWRPRSIFLNSCKDVVLEGITIKNSPSWTVHPFFCENLRFINLKIENPADSPNTDGIDPESCKNVEYLGIDFSVGDDCIAIKSGKLYLGEKLKTPSENFIIKHCHMKYGHGGVVIGSEMSGGVKNIVIEKCIFYKTDKGIRVKTRRGRGETGVVDGITVRDVYMDKVKVPFVFNSFYFCDPDGKTEYVYSKEKLPIDKGTPHIKNLVFENIECENTEVCAGFLYGLPEKPIENIKFKNINIKFTEDEIEEDYPAMMSFIEKEVKAGFIIKNSENIIFENVEITGNTGQKIRD; this comes from the coding sequence ATGAACATAAATATAGCTCTAATAAATTCAAGAAGTATAACATTTGTAATAGATAACGAGGATAAATTTTATTTAAAAAGAAAATTAACTGCAAAAATTGGAGATAGAATCTTTACAGTTGAAAAAGTGGTAAACAGTATTTACAATTTAGAACCAGATACGAACTATATTTTAGAAATTTTTGAAGAAGATAATCAAGTTCTAACGAAAGAGTTCAAAACAGCGATTGAGAGTTTTACTCTTAACGTTAAAAAATTTGGTGTTAAAGGGGATGGAGTATCAAATGATACTCTTCCTTTACAAACAGCAATTATGTCTTGTCCTAAAAATGGAAGAGTTTTTATTCCTGCAGGAAAATATTTAGTTACATCTCTATTTTTAAAAAGTGATATAACTATAGAATTAGCTAGAGGTGCTCAAATTTTAGGAGACACAGTAAGAAAAAATTTTGGAATTTTACCAGGATTTATTGAAAATGAAAAAGATGAAGAATACTATTTAGGAACTTGGGAGGGAAATCCATTAGATAGTTTCTCTTCTATAATAACAGGAATCAATGTTCAGAATGTAAAAATATTGGGCGAAGGTATTATTGATGGGCAAGCTTCTAAAGAGAATTGGTGGGAAAATCCAAAAGTTAGAAGAGGAGCTTGGAGACCAAGATCAATATTTTTAAATAGCTGTAAAGATGTTGTATTAGAGGGAATAACAATAAAGAATTCGCCTTCATGGACGGTTCATCCTTTCTTTTGTGAGAATTTAAGATTCATAAATTTAAAAATAGAAAATCCAGCTGATTCACCAAATACAGATGGAATAGATCCAGAATCTTGTAAAAATGTTGAATATCTAGGAATAGATTTTTCTGTAGGAGATGACTGTATAGCTATAAAATCTGGAAAATTATATTTAGGTGAAAAATTGAAAACTCCATCAGAGAACTTTATAATAAAGCACTGCCATATGAAATATGGACATGGAGGAGTTGTAATAGGAAGCGAGATGTCTGGAGGAGTAAAAAATATAGTGATTGAGAAATGTATTTTTTATAAAACTGACAAAGGAATTAGGGTGAAAACTAGAAGAGGAAGAGGAGAAACTGGGGTAGTTGATGGAATAACAGTGAGAGATGTATACATGGATAAAGTGAAAGTGCCGTTTGTATTTAATTCATTTTATTTTTGTGATCCGGATGGAAAGACGGAGTATGTTTATTCAAAGGAAAAATTACCAATAGATAAAGGGACTCCACATATAAAAAATTTAGTTTTTGAAAATATTGAATGTGAAAATACAGAGGTTTGTGCCGGATTTTTATATGGACTACCGGAAAAACCTATTGAGAATATAAAGTTTAAAAATATCAATATCAAGTTTACAGAAGATGAAATTGAAGAGGATTATCCAGCTATGATGTCTTTTATTGAAAAAGAGGTTAAAGCAGGATTTATTATAAAGAATTCAGAAAATATAATTTTTGAAAATGTGGAAATAACAGGTAATACTGGACAGAAAATAAGAGATTAA